From Diospyros lotus cultivar Yz01 chromosome 4, ASM1463336v1, whole genome shotgun sequence, a single genomic window includes:
- the LOC127799233 gene encoding cyanate hydratase — translation MEKTAVVTSLQAVKQKSGKTHGQIAAETGLTNVYVAQLLRRQAQLKPETAPKLKLALPELPDHLLQEMMLPPMRSYDPNLIQEPSVYRLNEAVMHFGESIKEIINEEFGDGIMSAIDFYCSVDKVKGVDGKDRVVVTFDGKYLPYTEQKSEDMVSRSQGN, via the exons ATGGAGAAAACGGCCGTGGTGACGTCGTTGCAGGCCGTGAAGCAGAAGTCCGGCAAGACGCACGGCCAGATAGCGGCGGAGACGGGCCTCACAAACGTCTACGTGGCGCAGCTATTGCGGCGCCAAGCACAGCTCAAGCCGGAGACTGCCCCAAAGCTCAAGTTGGCCCTGCCCGAGCTTCCCGATCATCTGCTCCAAGAGATGATGCTACCCCCCATGAGGTCCTACGACCCCAATTTGATCCAAGAACCCTCTGTTTACAG ACTGAATGAAGCCGTAATGCATTTTGGTGAGAGCATCAAGGAAATTATTAATGAGGAATTTGGAGACGGCAT CATGTCAGCTATAGATTTCTATTGCTCGGTTGACAAAGTTAAAGGAGTGGATGGGAAGGACCGCGTGGTTGTAACTTTTGATGGCAAATACCTGCCCTACACTGAACAG AAATCTGAAGATATGGTCTCAAGATCTCAAGGAAATTAA